TTCATACGAAAGATACTTTTTGGAAACTTGATATGAGCAATGGAAAGAAAACACGTCTCACAGAACTCAAAGAAGTCGTGCAGAATTTCGATAGCACCAACCTCCTTCTTTCTCCAGATGAAAGTACGCTTTTCTTTACCGATCGAGTCACCAAACGCCTCTACCGCATAGAGCTTTAAATACAAGGGATATTTTCTGTTGCATAAGAAACTTTTTCACAAGAATCTTTCTGGGAGGCTTGAAATTTTTTTCAGCATGGTTCCGACGCTTCGTCGGATGAAAAAAAGTTCACGCAAAGAGTTTGCCCGCTGGGGCAAATGAATGGCTACCCAGAGAGGTTGCTTGTGAGAAAGTATTTCAAAACAAAAAATATTTTTATTCTATAAAAGGATCTTCTCTTTCTTTATTAGACTCATACCGAGACCAAAAATAATCCAGAAGATGAATGCAAGATCGGTCTTGAAAAACGGAGTGTCTACAAAACCGAGAACCAGAAAAAAAGAAAGGAGTGCTACAAAAAGAGCACTTCTTTTTTGTATATCATCAGCGTGATGCACATTTTTTCCAAAAGAAAGCATCTTTTTGATCCAGACAAAAACAAGAAAAAGAAAGCTAAAAAGACCGATAATTCCTGTTTGAAGCCAAAGCGCCATATACAAGTTATGTGGTTGTGGTACCGCCCATTCAAGATACAATGGAAAGTGCGATTGGTAAGAAAGGTACACTTCCTGAAAACGTCCGATACCGATACCAAAGACAGGATTCTCCGCAATAGCTGTTGCTGAAACCTTCCATATCATTATTCGTGAAGCAAGTGAGGATCTCTCGTGAAAAGAAGTCAGTGCTTGCCACTTTTCACTGCCTGACTCAAAAAAGAGAAATGTGAAGAGAAAAAAGAGAAGGAAAAACACTATTTGTTTTTCCTGTGTCGCAGGAGTATTTTGTGTTCTCTTTAAAAAGAAAAAGAGGCCCTCTGCAAGAAGTATACTCATCCACACTGCATATGAATGGGTATGAAAGAGTACGAAGAGTAAAGAGAAAAAAACACCAATCATCATTCTCTTACTCCATT
This DNA window, taken from Candidatus Moraniibacteriota bacterium, encodes the following:
- a CDS encoding O-antigen ligase family protein, with amino-acid sequence MFKEKFFIQTCLALSILLLPIAHFKTILFGIPLYSVEMPVGVALMIYLYGCIKKVFYPLRNATESKALFVGIVLFCGGAILSFVANPFSWTGLGMIKTWFLVPTLFVWLWTETKPEKKHIDTMLFLWLGVIASVSLLALEYFFQGEMTFDNRLSAWYASPNYLAFFLAPGILLVHYFFFHPIFVNKKWSKRMMIGVFFSLLFVLFHTHSYAVWMSILLAEGLFFFLKRTQNTPATQEKQIVFFLLFFLFTFLFFESGSEKWQALTSFHERSSLASRIMIWKVSATAIAENPVFGIGIGRFQEVYLSYQSHFPLYLEWAVPQPHNLYMALWLQTGIIGLFSFLFLVFVWIKKMLSFGKNVHHADDIQKRSALFVALLSFFLVLGFVDTPFFKTDLAFIFWIIFGLGMSLIKKEKILL